ATGAGAGTCAGCAAATATATTGTCATCATCGCTCTGTCATTCTACTCCTTTGGCTCAAGGGCTCAGGATGATGGAAACACTCTTACCCTGGAGGAGTTTTACCAACTGGTGGGCGACTTCCACCCGGTCGCTCAACAGGCGATACTGTTGCAAGCCCGGGGCGAGTTAGCTGTGAAACAGGCCAGAGGACAATTCGATCCAAAGCTAAAATCCCAATTCAACAACAAAGAATATGGTGGAAAGGACTATTACAGTCTATGGAATAGCTACTTGGAAATGCCTACGCTTCTCAATGTAGACCTAAAGGCGGGCTATGAAAGAAACAATGGAACTTATCTCAACCCAGAACACAACGTACCCACAGACGGCCTTTACTACGCAGGGATTTCTGTTCCTTTAGGTCAGGGATTGATTCACAACCCAAGGAAAATCAACCTTCAAAAAAGCCGTTTTGAAGAACAACAGTTTATCAATGAGTCTGTTTTGGTCATGAACAACCTACTCTTTGACGCTAACTATGCCTACTGGTGGTGGTTCGAATACTTCCAAAAGTACTCGGTGATCGAGAATAGTCTGACACTGATGCTCGAACGCTATGATGGAATCAAACAGTCTGTAGCCAATGGAGAGAGTGCTGCCATTGACTCTGTCGAAACACTGATTCAAGTTCAGAAATGGAGAAATTCTTACAGAGACACTGAGCTTTCGCTACAAAACAGCTCTTTGTACATGTCTAACTACATATGGTCCGACAGTCTGGATATAGCTTATTTCCATCCGTCCACGACCGCTCCTCTTACCACACCTGATTATGTAGAGATCGAGGACCAAATTCTGGCTGCTCATCCAGAACTCAAAAAACTATCCATCAAAAACGAAATGCTGGAACTGGACAGAAAGTTGAGCGTTGAGCAGATCAAACCTGTATTGGATGTCAACTACAACTTTTTGCTCTATCAGCAAGATGATGAATACAACAACTATTTTAACAACAACTATAAAGTAGGTGTCGAATTTGAGTTCCCGCTACTTATCCGTAAGGAAAGAGCCAAACTGCAAGCGACCAAGTTGAAAATTCAGGAAAATGAATATAAGATCGACGAAAAGACACGTCAAACCCTAAATAAGGTAAGGCAATCTTACAACAAGGTATTAACGCTGCGTCAGATGATCGATCAGCAAGAACAAATTCTGGCCAACTACCAGAGACTCTTGAGAGCCGAGCAAACCAAATTTGAAAATGGAGAAAGTTCAGTATTCCTGCTCAATAGCCGCGAAAACAAAAAGCTTGAAAGTGAACTCAAGCTTATTGAATTGCGTGCTAAATATGGTCAGTCGATTGGTGAATTGAAATGGGCCGCAGGTGTGCTACACCAGGAAGTATCAGTGGTGTCGTCAGAGGAATAATCTCAGTCCATTTCTACCAGATACTCCCCCGGCACCTTGCCGCTGAATTTGAGGATAAGGTCGTGTTCTTCAGGAACGATTCCATCATAGGCCTCAGCGACTCTACGCATCA
This is a stretch of genomic DNA from Reichenbachiella ulvae. It encodes these proteins:
- a CDS encoding TolC family protein produces the protein MMRVSKYIVIIALSFYSFGSRAQDDGNTLTLEEFYQLVGDFHPVAQQAILLQARGELAVKQARGQFDPKLKSQFNNKEYGGKDYYSLWNSYLEMPTLLNVDLKAGYERNNGTYLNPEHNVPTDGLYYAGISVPLGQGLIHNPRKINLQKSRFEEQQFINESVLVMNNLLFDANYAYWWWFEYFQKYSVIENSLTLMLERYDGIKQSVANGESAAIDSVETLIQVQKWRNSYRDTELSLQNSSLYMSNYIWSDSLDIAYFHPSTTAPLTTPDYVEIEDQILAAHPELKKLSIKNEMLELDRKLSVEQIKPVLDVNYNFLLYQQDDEYNNYFNNNYKVGVEFEFPLLIRKERAKLQATKLKIQENEYKIDEKTRQTLNKVRQSYNKVLTLRQMIDQQEQILANYQRLLRAEQTKFENGESSVFLLNSRENKKLESELKLIELRAKYGQSIGELKWAAGVLHQEVSVVSSEE